A single window of Venturia canescens isolate UGA chromosome 3, ASM1945775v1, whole genome shotgun sequence DNA harbors:
- the LOC122407683 gene encoding pre-rRNA 2'-O-ribose RNA methyltransferase FTSJ3, whose translation MGKKTKIGKQRRDKYYQLAKETGYRSRAAFKLIQLNRKFEFLQKSRVCIDLCAAPGGWMQVARQNMPVSSIVIGVDLFPIKQIPGCIGLTEDITTDKCRVAITRELKTWKADVVLNDGAPNVGKNWLHDAYQQAVLTLAAVKVATQFLRPGGWFVTKVFRSKDYHSLVWVLKQLFKKVHATKPQASRNESAEIFVVCQYYIAPDKLDPKFLDPKYVFSELEIESNNKLNVFHPEKQKKAKAEGYPENDYTLYHKLNASAFIANQSGIEALQNTSEIVIDENRIANHIKTTKEIRECCKDIKVLGRKELRLLLSWWKDLRTEFVVDSEEKHVESSDLRKETETPVKTIEDEEDAENAIIDEEIANLKAEAARELKRKKKKTNKERQKLNERLNLKMVHKGDEGPKLVEDDMFSLDQIKTHNELETVIDQTPEVAAESDIDSDDEVRLPKKFKYEKDRSRLDSSGLYYKTENSESENSDDQDSESDKSGLGLNESDDEGENDVIPKRRQDVEDGMENPLITDLDHRDKKTKKIHKAQLWFEKDVFKNLENEDDEDFELDKMIEVYKNKGGKIIGDEKVEDKKPSVGVKKEDDSDSEYDMEIMTESKKVKKVGGSDGFEVVAKNAPMKSKGKRKLTDQELALGSLLAQGKKSRRDVTDAAWNRFAFNDDKLPDWFVQDEDKHMRQEVPVPKELVDEYKKRVEELNVRPIKKVMEAKARKKRRALKKLEKAKKKVESLMDNTDMSDREKAKQVKALYKKATKEPKNQVTYVVAKKQDAQRRAVRPPGVKGQYRIVDPRMKKDLRAAKAKEKTKGRGKKGGGRRGRGGKLTRGKPQAKSARGQKTK comes from the exons ATgggtaaaaaaacgaagattgGGAAACAGCGGCGTGACAAGTACTATCAATTAGCCAAGGAAACGG GATACAGATCTCGAGCCGCTTTCAAATTAATTCAGCTCAATCGTAAGTTCgagtttttgcaaaaatctcgAGTATGTATCGACTTATGCGCAGCGCCAGGAGGCTGGATGCAGGTTGCCAGGCAAAATATGCCTGTATCATCTATTGTCATCGGCGTGGATTTATTCCCGATAAAACAAATACCTGGATGCATCGGCCTGACCGAAGACATCACAACGGACAAATGCAGAGTGGCCATAACTCGTGAATTGAAAACATGGAAAGCAGACGTGGTATTAAACGACGGTGCTCCTAACgttggtaaaaattggttgcaCGACGCTTATCAACAAGCTGTCTTGACACTTGCAGCTGTAAAAGTAGCAACACAATTCTTGAGACCGGGTGGTTGGTTTGTGACCAAAGTCTTTCGGTCTAAGGATTATCACTCGCTCGTTTGGGTACTGAAACAGTTGTTCAAAAAAGTTCATGCCACCAAACCTCAAGCTTCGCGTAACGAGTCTGCAGAAATATTTGTCGTTTGTCAATATTATATCGCTCCGGATAAGCTCGATCCAAAATTCTTGGATCCGAAATATGTTTTTTCTGAGCTTGAAATTGAATCGAACAACAAGCTGAATGTCTTTCAtcctgaaaaacaaaagaaagccAAAGCCGAAGGTTATCCGGAGAACGATTATACCCTTTATCACAAGCTCAATGCCAGTGCTTTCATAGCCAATCAAAGTGGTATAGAAGCGCTCCAGAATACGTCGGAGATCGTTATCGACGAAAACAGAATAGCGAATCatataaaaacaacaaaagaGATTAGGGAATGTTGCAAAGACATCAAGGTTTTGGGTAGAAAGGAATTGCGGCTTTTACTCTCGTGGTGGAAAGATCTTAGGACTGAGTTTGTCGTCGATAGCGAGGAAAAACATGTGGAAAGTAGTGATCTCCGGAAGGAAACCGAAACGCCGGTGAAGACAATCGAGGACGAGGAGGATGCTGAAAATGCGATAATAGATGAAGAAATCGCTAATTTGAAAGCCGAAGCTGCACGGGAAttgaagagaaagaagaaaaaaacaaacaaagagAGACAAAAATTGAACGAGCGTCTTAATTTGAAGATGGTCCATAAAGGCGACGAAGGACCCAAACTCGTGGAGGACGATATGTTTAGTCTCGATCAGATAAAAACGCATAATGAACTGGAAACTGTGATCGATCAAACTCCTGAAGTTGCCGCCGAAAGCGATATTGATTCGGACGACGAGGTCAGActgcccaaaaaattcaagtatGAAAAGGACAGGAGCCGTCTCGATAGTTCAGGACTTTATTACAAAACGGAAAATAGCGAATCGGAAAATTCGGATGACCAAGATTCCGAAAGCGATAAATCTGGGCTTg gATTGAACGAGTCCGATGATGAGGGGGAGAATGACGTAATACCGAAACGGAGACAAGACGTTGAAGATGGTATGGAAAATCCGCTCATTACCGATCTCGATCACAGGgataagaaaacgaaaaaaattcacaaagcACAGTTATGGTTCGAGAAAGATGTTTTCAAAAATCTCGAGAACGAGGACGATGAAGATTTTGAGCTTGACAAAATgatcgaagtttataaaaataaagggggCAAGATAATCGGAGACGAGAAAGTTGAGGATAAAAAGCCATCGGTTGGTGTTAAAAAAGAGGATGATTCCGACTCTGAGTATGACATGGAAATAATGACTGAGAgtaaaaaagttaaaaaagtTGGAGGAAGCGATGGTTTCGAAGTAGTTGCGAAAAATGCTC cgatgAAATCAAAGGGTAAACGGAAGCTTACCGACCAGGAACTTGCGCTCGGATCATTGTTGGCGCAGGGTAAAAAATCACGTCGCGATGTGACCGACGCGGCGTGGAACAGATTCGCTTTCAACGACGATAAGTTACCTGACTGGTTCGTGCAGGACGAGGACAAACATATGAGACAAGAAGTGCCGGTACCTAAGGAACTTGTAGATGAGTATAAGAAGCGAGTCGAAGAACTCAATGTTCGCCCGATCAAGAAGGTGATGGAAGcgaaagcaagaaaaaaaaggcgaGCATTAAAAAAGCTCgaaaaagcgaagaaaaaggTTGAATCGCTCATGGACAATACGGACATGAGCGATCGTGAAAAAGCAAAACAGGTCAAAGC tttATACAAGAAAGCAACGAAAGAACCGAAAAACCAAGTGACGTATGTCGTTGCGAAGAAACAAGACGCTCAGAGGCGAGCCGTTCGGCCACCCGGTGTCAAAGGCCAGTATAGGATCGTCGATCCTAGAATGAAGAAGGATCTGAGAGCAGCCAAAgcaaaggaaaaaacgaaaggaCGAGGCAAAAAAGGTGGGGGGAGGAGGGGACGAGGCGGTAAATTGACGCGAGGAAAACCACAAGCAAAATCGGCGAGGGGGCAAAAGACGAAATAA